The Salvelinus fontinalis isolate EN_2023a unplaced genomic scaffold, ASM2944872v1 scaffold_1405, whole genome shotgun sequence region ctgtgtaaaatatttcaaaacatcaactcaactaaaagttcatcagagaacacacacaggagagaagccttattcttgccctgactgtggaactagGTTCTCTAAACTTTCCACcttaaaatcacatgaacgtatacacacaggagagaagccttacttttgctctgactgtgtaaaatgcttcaaaacatcaactcagctaaaagttcatcagagaacacacacaggagagaagccttactcctgctctgactgtggaaaatgcttcacaacGTCAACTgatctaaaagttcatcagagaacacacacaggagagaagccttattccTGCCCTTACTGTGGAACTAGGTTCTCTAAACTTTCCAacttaaaatcacatgaacgtatacacacaggagagaagccttacttctgctctgaatgtggaaaatgttttaaaacatcaaatgagctaaaagttcaccagagaacacacacaggagagaagcctttcttctgccctgactgtggaactagtttctctcaactttcctacttaaaatcacatgaacgtatacatacaggggagaaggcatactcctgctctgactgtggaaaatgttttaaaacagcaATTGAGCTAAAActtcaccagagaacacacacaggagagaagccttacttctgctctgactgtggaactagtttctctcaactttcccacttaaaaatacatgaacgtatacacacaggagagaagccttacttctgctctgactgtgtaaaatgcttcaaaacatcaactcagctaaaagttcatcagagaacacacacaggagagaagcctttcttcTGCCCTGACTGTGGGACTAGTTTCTCTCGACTTTCCTacttaaaatcacatgaacgtatacatacaggagagaagccttacgtctgctctgactgtggggcgagTTTCTATCATCTGGGCAGcttaaaaacacaccaacgtatacacacaggagagaagccttactcctgctctgactgtggaaaatgttacAAAACAGCaaatgagctaaaagttcatcagagaacacacacaggagagaggccttactcctgctctgactgtggaaaatgcttcaaaacagcaaatgagctaaaagttcatcagagaacacacacaggagagaagcctttcttctgccctgactgtggaactagtttctctcaACTCTCCAacttaaaatcacatgaacgtatacatacaggggagaaggcatactcctgctctgactgtggaaaatgttttaaaacagcaACTGAGCTAAAActtcaccagagaacacacacaggagagaagccttacttctgctctgactgtggaactagtttctctcaactttcccacttaaaaagacatgaacgtatacacacaggagagaagccttacttctgctctgactgtgtaaaatgcttcaaaacatcaactcAGCTAAAAGGTcataagagaacacacacaggggagaaaaaaGGTTAATCAGAGAACGCAGGCATGAGAGAAGCCTGCTTACGTCTGCTCTGACTTTTGGGTGAGTTTCTCTCACCATAGCAACTTAACACACCAATGTATAGACTATAGACGTCTAGCCATAGGCtgcgtgtttgaatctcatcaaggAGGACTTTAGcaatttagctaattagcaactttgcaacttccTACACATTTTTAGctatgttagcatgttagcttagcatgcaactacttagcatgttagctaacctttcccctaaACCAAAACTCTACCTTAAACCCCTCACCcctaacctagctaacgttagcaacaacaaattggaattcgtaacatatcatacatattacaagttcgtaacatattgtatgaatagCAATGCGTAACATaacatatgaattgtaattcttAACGTCTGATATGTCCTACAAGTCGtattatactgaacaacaatctaaacgcaacaatttcaaagatttacagttcgtataaggatatcagtcaattgaaataaatgaggccctaatctatggatttcacatgactgggcaggggctcagGCTTGGGTGGGATTTGGGAGGGCATatgcccacttgggagccaggcccagccattcagaatgagtttttccccacaaaaggtctttattacagacataaatactacTCAGCCCCCTcccagacaatcctgcaggtgaagagttcctgggctgccgtggttacatgtgatctgcagttgtgaggcctgttggatgtactgccaaattctctaaaaggacTTTAGAGGTGTCTTATGTTAGAGATATAAATAttgagttctctggcaacagctctggtggacattcctggatTCATCATGACAATTGCACATTCTCTAAACTTGAGACaaatgtgacattgtgttgtgtggccttttattgtcccccagcacaaggtgcacctgtgtaatgataatgctgttttatcagcatcttgatatgccacacctttcaggtggatggattatcttgacaaaggctgaaatgctcattaacagggatataaacaaagttgtgcacaacatttgagagacattagctttttgtgcatatggaacattgctggatttttttatttcagctcatgaaaccaacactttacatgtttagtTTATTTACTGTGATTGTCCaaacatactaaatggagtggcaCTGATGTTTTTTGTATAATATAAAacgttttgctctgagaccaggttgtcccTCTGCAGTATTCTGTGGGAAGGAGCTAGTATACACTTTTTAAttgtttttattgaacctttgtttaactagttaagtcagttaagaacaaattcttattaacaatggtggccaaggaacagtgggttcagatttgtaccttgtcagctcggggattcaatctagaaaccttttggttactggcccaacgctctaaccactaggctaccttccacccCTAACATGTATCAGATggagatggtgtgatgatcacTTTTCACCATAAGTTTGGGGGGGATTGTTTTACAACTTTATTTAATGATACACAGTTTATGAAATTAATACATGTGTTTATGAATTGTCTTTAAAGCTAGATGAGTTATTTTAGTTACTGATCATGAATGTGTTTGGATAACTGCATTGAAGAAAACGTTATTGATCTGCCAATGAAAAATAAAGTTACATGAACCTCTTCTTCTCTTTagtattcagttcttcatattagatctgacagtatgaatggttcttatggttgtattcagttcttcatattagatctgacagtatgaatggttcttatgggCTGAGTGCCTGGAGTGTTTTTGTATGACTACAGTCAGGAGTTCTCTCTGACCCTGTGATGTCACCAGCACATTAAGTACATTCATCTGAAGATAgccaggtgagacaaccacatatcacagtgaaTACATTTCTCCTCAATTAGTCAGTGTcacattattatttgtattttgggGGGGTACTCTTTAAAGATGTAGGGTTTCAGACCTTTTCGGGCAGATGGGCACGGATTCTGCTGTCCTAGCATCAGAGGGAAGCTGgtgcca contains the following coding sequences:
- the LOC129849240 gene encoding oocyte zinc finger protein XlCOF6-like; amino-acid sequence: MASVKLEDCSQTLELNVNIKDEEEEEEKIRTTVSHGYHVETFSTSRVQQQEDQRAKRSHHCPHCEEIFPFLSKLKIHLKIHTGEKPYSCSDCGTGFSQLAHLKSHERIHTGEMPYSCSDCVKYFKTSTQLKVHQRTHTGEKPYSCPDCGTRFSKLSTLKSHERIHTGEKPYFCSDCVKCFKTSTQLKVHQRTHTGEKPYSCSDCGKCFTTSTDLKVHQRTHTGEKPYSCPYCGTRFSKLSNLKSHERIHTGEKPYFCSECGKCFKTSNELKVHQRTHTGEKPFFCPDCGTSFSQLSYLKSHERIHTGEKAYSCSDCGKCFKTAIELKLHQRTHTGEKPYFCSDCGTSFSQLSHLKIHERIHTGEKPYFCSDCVKCFKTSTQLKVHQRTHTGEKPFFCPDCGTSFSRLSYLKSHERIHTGEKPYVCSDCGASFYHLGSLKTHQRIHTGEKPYSCSDCGKCYKTANELKVHQRTHTGERPYSCSDCGKCFKTANELKVHQRTHTGEKPFFCPDCGTSFSQLSNLKSHERIHTGEKAYSCSDCGKCFKTATELKLHQRTHTGEKPYFCSDCGTSFSQLSHLKRHERIHTGEKPYFCSDCVKCFKTSTQLKGHKRTHTGEKKG